From Prochlorococcus marinus XMU1419, a single genomic window includes:
- a CDS encoding CP12 domain-containing protein, producing the protein MKSIDEHIQKDQSEIESAKAEGNLPKVRHLTEELKELEEYKDHHPDDKHDPNALELFCDANPDEPECLVYDD; encoded by the coding sequence ATGAAATCCATTGACGAACACATCCAAAAAGATCAATCGGAAATCGAATCTGCAAAAGCAGAGGGCAATCTTCCAAAGGTCAGACATTTAACTGAAGAGCTTAAAGAACTCGAAGAGTATAAGGATCATCATCCGGATGATAAACATGACCCTAATGCTTTGGAACTATTCTGCGATGCCAACCCGGATGAACCAGAATGTCTTGTTTATGATGATTAA
- the obgE gene encoding GTPase ObgE, translating into MQFIDQANIILKAGKGGNGIVSFRREKFVPAGGPSGGNGGRGGSVILMADNNLQTLLDFKFKREIIAEDGCKGGPNKRSGASGEDRILKVPCGTEIRDIKTGIILGDLTKDKQSLTIAIGGRGGHGNAYYLSNQNRAPESFTEGKDGEIWEVQLELKLLAEVGIIGLPNAGKSTLISVVSSARPKIANYPFTTLIPNLGVVRKIDGNGCLFADIPGLISGAADGVGLGHDFLRHIQRTKILVHLIDAIAENPLHDFEIIEQELKKYGKGLIDKERIIVLNKIELVDDDYLKIITKKLEDLSKKKVLVISSSLKKGLSSLLSEVWKRI; encoded by the coding sequence GTGCAATTTATTGATCAAGCAAACATTATTCTTAAAGCTGGAAAAGGTGGCAATGGAATAGTTTCATTTAGAAGAGAAAAATTCGTTCCTGCTGGAGGACCTTCCGGGGGAAATGGTGGCAGAGGGGGTTCAGTTATTTTGATGGCTGATAATAATCTTCAAACATTATTAGATTTCAAATTCAAACGTGAAATAATTGCTGAGGATGGATGCAAAGGAGGTCCTAATAAGAGATCAGGTGCTTCAGGTGAGGATAGAATCCTTAAAGTTCCCTGCGGTACAGAAATAAGGGATATTAAAACCGGCATTATTTTAGGAGACTTAACTAAAGATAAACAGAGTTTGACTATTGCCATTGGAGGAAGAGGTGGACATGGTAATGCTTACTATTTAAGTAATCAAAATAGAGCCCCAGAATCATTCACTGAAGGAAAAGATGGTGAGATATGGGAGGTCCAATTAGAGCTAAAACTTCTTGCAGAGGTTGGTATTATAGGCCTTCCAAATGCTGGGAAAAGTACGTTGATTTCCGTTGTATCATCAGCCCGTCCAAAAATTGCGAATTATCCTTTCACGACTCTAATACCTAATTTAGGTGTAGTAAGAAAAATTGATGGGAATGGTTGCCTTTTTGCGGATATTCCTGGATTAATCTCTGGTGCAGCTGATGGAGTAGGTTTAGGGCATGATTTTTTAAGGCACATCCAAAGAACGAAGATACTTGTTCACTTAATTGATGCAATTGCAGAAAATCCTTTACATGATTTTGAGATTATTGAGCAGGAATTAAAAAAATACGGAAAAGGTCTAATAGATAAAGAGAGGATAATAGTATTGAATAAAATTGAGCTTGTAGATGATGATTATTTGAAAATAATTACAAAAAAGTTAGAAGATTTATCTAAAAAGAAAGTTTTAGTTATTTCTTCATCTTTAAAAAAAGGTTTATCTTCACTGCTTTCTGAGGTGTGGAAAAGGATATAA
- a CDS encoding aspartoacylase, translating into MTVQRILIVSGTHGNEINPVWAVKQFKRKENSLNNDIEYEYIIGNPAAYEKGCRYIDIDLNRSFKKSENFDQHKNSFYETNRANFLVDEFGIDGSKPCQIAIDLHTTTANMGTSIVMYGRRSKDFCLAALLQNKFGLPIYLHEKDKAQTGFLVEAWPCGLVIEIGAVAQNFYDQNIINRFSLILSSLREEIDKLKNKLIELPKELVVHVHEGSIDYPRDEKGDIDGIIHPERLNQDWKMIKKGDPLFLDSQGIIHKYERDQLIWPVFIGEVAYKEKKIAMSYTKKELICSKKQWVQEFESF; encoded by the coding sequence ATGACTGTTCAAAGAATACTTATCGTTTCAGGCACTCATGGGAATGAAATTAATCCTGTTTGGGCTGTTAAGCAATTTAAGAGAAAGGAAAATAGTTTAAATAATGATATTGAGTATGAGTACATCATAGGTAATCCTGCTGCCTACGAAAAAGGTTGCAGATATATAGATATAGATTTAAATAGATCTTTTAAAAAAAGTGAGAATTTTGATCAACACAAGAATAGCTTTTATGAAACTAATAGAGCCAATTTTTTAGTAGATGAATTTGGAATTGACGGATCTAAACCCTGTCAAATTGCAATCGATTTGCACACTACTACTGCAAATATGGGAACAAGCATTGTTATGTATGGGAGGAGATCTAAAGATTTTTGTTTAGCTGCATTACTGCAGAACAAATTTGGATTGCCTATTTATTTGCACGAAAAAGATAAAGCCCAAACAGGCTTTCTTGTAGAAGCTTGGCCATGTGGTTTAGTTATTGAAATAGGAGCTGTCGCACAAAATTTTTATGATCAAAATATTATAAATAGATTCTCTCTAATATTAAGCTCCCTAAGGGAAGAGATAGATAAATTAAAAAATAAACTTATAGAACTTCCAAAGGAATTAGTGGTTCACGTTCATGAAGGGAGTATAGATTATCCAAGAGATGAAAAGGGAGATATTGATGGCATAATTCATCCTGAAAGACTAAACCAAGATTGGAAAATGATTAAAAAAGGAGATCCATTATTTCTGGATAGCCAAGGAATAATTCACAAATATGAACGGGACCAATTGATTTGGCCTGTTTTTATTGGAGAAGTTGCTTATAAGGAAAAAAAAATTGCCATGAGCTATACAAAAAAAGAACTGATTTGTTCCAAAAAACAATGGGTTCAAGAGTTTGAAAGTTTTTAA
- a CDS encoding glutathione S-transferase family protein: protein MQNKYLIKASRKFWFWFWTQLMNGFAPSDLHGNYKRPKGITTDSEYDINNENGQVYLLVGNSCPWCQRTLLVHEIKHLSKKVKVIFLKADVEHGEWIFNGNFKGHKRLSDLYKKANKKNIFRATLPLLINFVENEFKILSNESSQIIKLLNSIKSESKNETLTIKDCNQKFLDLINNSINDGVYKCGFARNQSAYEKASQNLFAALNKVENLLQKNKSDWIFGGELTYADIYLFPTLIRWELIYSKLFKCTEQELSSFEKIIEWRLKFFKLSNVNSTCFDNEWKKDYYKALFPLNPNQIIPVLPSLKEIMKVKA, encoded by the coding sequence ATGCAAAATAAATACCTGATAAAGGCCTCCAGAAAATTCTGGTTTTGGTTTTGGACCCAATTAATGAATGGCTTCGCGCCATCAGACTTACATGGTAATTATAAAAGGCCTAAGGGTATAACAACTGATAGTGAATACGATATTAATAATGAGAATGGACAAGTTTATTTATTGGTAGGGAATTCTTGTCCATGGTGTCAGAGAACTTTACTCGTCCACGAAATAAAACATTTATCTAAAAAAGTTAAAGTTATTTTTTTAAAAGCAGATGTTGAACATGGCGAATGGATTTTCAATGGAAATTTTAAAGGACATAAAAGACTTTCAGACCTTTACAAAAAAGCAAATAAAAAGAATATTTTTAGAGCGACACTACCTCTTTTAATTAATTTTGTAGAAAATGAATTCAAAATTTTGTCTAATGAAAGTTCACAGATAATAAAACTTCTTAATTCAATAAAAAGTGAATCAAAAAATGAGACATTAACTATTAAAGACTGTAATCAAAAATTTTTAGATTTAATTAATAACAGCATTAATGATGGGGTATATAAATGTGGTTTCGCCAGAAATCAGTCAGCTTACGAAAAAGCAAGTCAAAATCTTTTTGCAGCTTTAAATAAAGTTGAAAATTTATTACAGAAAAATAAAAGTGACTGGATATTTGGAGGAGAGTTGACCTACGCAGATATTTACCTTTTCCCAACGCTTATAAGATGGGAATTGATATATAGCAAACTTTTCAAATGTACTGAACAAGAACTATCAAGTTTTGAAAAGATTATTGAATGGAGATTAAAATTCTTTAAATTATCTAACGTAAATAGTACATGCTTCGATAATGAATGGAAAAAAGATTACTACAAAGCTTTATTCCCTTTAAACCCAAATCAAATAATCCCAGTTTTACCATCGCTAAAGGAAATAATGAAAGTAAAGGCCTAA